The Niallia alba genome includes a window with the following:
- the rlmD gene encoding 23S rRNA (uracil(1939)-C(5))-methyltransferase RlmD encodes MSKTLPVQKNDIIDIIFEDLTHEGSGVAKVDGYPLFIPNGLPGEKATVKVIKTNKNYGFGRLVEIKERSPYRVEAPCLIYKECGGCQLQHLSYEGQLKMKHKHVMDVLERIGKINTTVHPTLGMEDPWRYRNKSQVPIGEQEGGLIGGFYQQRSHQIINMEQCLIQQEENDYVVNTVKDICSKYGVRAYDEARHKGDLRHIMVRRGAITKEVMIVLITRTQDIPNRKAIVDEIVEKVPNIKSIIHNVNNKKTNVIMGEITRVLWGEETITDYIGDVKFAISARSFYQVNPEQTKVLYEKALEYADLNGEEKVIDAYCGIGTISLFLAKKARQVFGVEIVPQAIEDARKNALINDIHNVEFAVGEAEVVIPNWYKAGNEADVLVVDPPRKGCDEALLQTILDMKPRKVVYVSCNPATLARDLRVLEDGGYKTEEVQPVDMFPQTTHVEAVARLSLV; translated from the coding sequence ATGAGTAAAACATTACCCGTTCAAAAGAACGATATAATAGATATAATTTTTGAAGATTTAACCCATGAAGGTTCAGGAGTGGCAAAAGTAGATGGTTATCCCCTATTTATCCCCAATGGACTTCCAGGAGAGAAAGCAACCGTAAAAGTAATCAAGACAAATAAGAATTACGGTTTCGGTCGTTTAGTAGAAATAAAAGAAAGAAGTCCTTATCGCGTGGAAGCACCATGTCTTATTTACAAGGAATGTGGAGGCTGCCAATTACAGCATTTAAGCTATGAAGGACAATTGAAAATGAAGCATAAGCATGTTATGGATGTTCTAGAGCGGATTGGAAAAATTAACACGACGGTACATCCAACACTAGGGATGGAAGATCCTTGGCGCTACCGCAATAAGTCACAAGTTCCAATCGGGGAACAAGAAGGTGGTCTCATCGGCGGATTTTATCAACAACGCTCCCATCAAATCATTAATATGGAACAATGCCTCATTCAGCAAGAAGAAAATGACTATGTCGTAAATACAGTAAAAGATATTTGTTCGAAATATGGAGTTCGTGCATATGACGAGGCACGCCATAAAGGTGATTTACGCCATATTATGGTAAGAAGAGGGGCCATTACGAAGGAAGTAATGATTGTATTAATCACTCGTACACAGGATATCCCCAATCGAAAGGCAATTGTTGATGAAATTGTTGAAAAAGTCCCAAATATTAAATCAATTATCCACAATGTGAATAACAAAAAAACGAATGTGATAATGGGAGAAATAACTCGAGTGCTATGGGGAGAAGAGACCATTACTGATTATATTGGTGATGTAAAGTTTGCTATTTCTGCTCGCTCCTTTTATCAAGTGAATCCAGAACAGACAAAGGTGCTCTATGAGAAAGCATTGGAATATGCTGATCTAAATGGGGAAGAGAAAGTAATCGATGCCTATTGTGGTATTGGAACAATCTCTTTATTTTTAGCAAAAAAAGCAAGACAAGTATTCGGTGTCGAAATTGTTCCACAAGCAATTGAGGATGCAAGAAAAAATGCCCTCATAAATGATATCCACAATGTGGAATTTGCAGTTGGAGAAGCAGAAGTAGTTATCCCCAATTGGTATAAAGCAGGGAATGAAGCAGACGTGTTAGTTGTAGATCCTCCAAGAAAAGGCTGTGATGAAGCATTATTACAGACAATTCTTGATATGAAGCCGAGAAAAGTAGTCTATGTATCCTGTAATCCAGCGACTTTAGCTCGTGATCTACGCGTATTGGAAGATGGAGGTTATAAGACAGAAGAAGTGCAGCCTGTGGATATGTTTCCGCAGACAACGCATGTGGAGGCAGTGGCGAGGCTATCGTTGGTATAA
- the tnpA gene encoding IS66 family insertion sequence element accessory protein TnpA, with product MSVDERKQMWQDRINAYRSSRVPSVKAWCKQNQVGVQSMYSWMKRLKTEATHVAYPLKQWVAIDSSNLIEDTATLTVKVGDVSIEIKEGFSHSLLNEVLQVLQSHVK from the coding sequence ATGTCAGTAGATGAACGTAAACAAATGTGGCAAGATCGCATCAATGCTTACAGATCTAGTCGAGTACCAAGTGTCAAAGCTTGGTGTAAACAAAATCAAGTAGGTGTTCAAAGTATGTATAGCTGGATGAAAAGATTGAAAACTGAGGCGACTCACGTCGCTTATCCTCTTAAGCAATGGGTTGCCATTGATTCATCCAACTTAATTGAAGATACAGCTACTTTAACGGTTAAGGTAGGCGATGTTTCAATTGAAATTAAAGAAGGCTTCAGCCATTCACTTTTAAATGAAGTACTTCAGGTTCTTCAATCCCATGTTAAGTAA
- a CDS encoding anti-sigma factor family protein, with protein sequence MTTHYSKDDWMKYVNDELNEKERAFLENHLYTCDQCLELYIDAVDMQEEILPSISDEAAFMNDIMQKISFENMEIEKIEERKRPFYQSSIFHYAIAASLTLILMSAGFFQSIIKHTETIQKAEVSLKEEPKSGGLVDKTFAWMDSFDSSKKEDFKK encoded by the coding sequence ATGACAACACATTATTCTAAAGATGATTGGATGAAGTATGTAAACGATGAACTGAATGAGAAAGAAAGAGCATTTCTTGAAAATCATTTGTATACATGCGATCAATGTTTAGAATTGTATATAGATGCAGTAGACATGCAAGAGGAGATACTTCCTTCGATTTCAGATGAAGCAGCTTTTATGAATGATATTATGCAAAAAATATCCTTTGAAAATATGGAGATAGAAAAAATAGAGGAAAGGAAACGTCCTTTTTATCAATCATCCATATTCCATTATGCAATTGCCGCGAGTCTTACATTGATTCTGATGTCGGCAGGATTTTTTCAATCGATTATAAAACATACAGAAACAATCCAAAAAGCGGAAGTTTCTTTGAAAGAAGAGCCAAAATCAGGAGGTTTAGTGGATAAGACCTTTGCCTGGATGGATTCATTTGATAGTAGTAAAAAGGAGGATTTTAAGAAATGA
- a CDS encoding sigma-70 family RNA polymerase sigma factor, with protein MLIEKVKAGNDHAFRLLVEKHRDYLFRSIYSVLKDQKEAEDATQEVFIKIYTSLPNYENQGFKTWITRIAVNHAIDMRRKKQRRKEEMTEELESHIGGSLADDVEIEVLKRERQKLVQKRLEEVPANYRDVIYGFYIQEKSYQEMALEQNVQVKTIETKLYRARLWIKTHWKEEEFL; from the coding sequence GTGTTAATTGAAAAAGTAAAAGCAGGAAATGATCACGCATTTCGTTTGTTAGTGGAAAAGCATCGGGACTATTTGTTTCGTTCTATATACAGTGTTTTGAAAGATCAAAAAGAAGCAGAAGATGCTACTCAAGAAGTGTTTATTAAAATCTATACCTCTCTCCCCAATTACGAGAATCAAGGTTTTAAAACATGGATAACAAGAATTGCTGTCAATCATGCTATTGATATGAGAAGAAAAAAACAAAGAAGAAAAGAAGAGATGACAGAAGAATTGGAATCCCACATAGGAGGCTCTCTGGCCGATGATGTAGAAATAGAAGTGCTAAAGCGGGAACGACAAAAGCTTGTGCAAAAAAGACTGGAGGAAGTACCCGCTAATTACAGGGATGTCATTTATGGTTTTTACATTCAAGAAAAAAGTTATCAAGAAATGGCATTAGAGCAAAATGTTCAAGTGAAAACAATTGAAACGAAGCTGTATCGCGCAAGACTCTGGATCAAAACACATTGGAAGGAGGAAGAATTTTTATGA
- the tnpC gene encoding IS66 family transposase, whose amino-acid sequence MGKTTNELQDTIEELAAKNADLEKQKEVLEAKIKWLEEQFRLSQQKKFGASSEKTNPDQIELPLFNEAEMTADVKVEEPTLETITYHRKKYVGQRDAKLENLPMETIHYRLSEEEQVCLCCGETVHEMSTETRRELKIIPAQVKVVEHVQHIYSCRQCEREGIETPVVTAKIPAAVFPKSLASPSSMAYIMNQKYVEGMPLYRIEKQFERLGVFLSRQTIANWVIYGATKWLSPLYNRLHELLLQLDCLHADETTVQVLAEPGKAATSKSYMWLYRSGRDVSPIILYDYKTSRHSKHPKAFLKGFAGYLHVDGYGGYHDMKDVELVGCWAHARRKYDETLKSLPTGVDKSKSLAAEGLQFCTQLFKIEKQIEEEFEDCSPEQRKEERQKRSQPVLDAYLAWLKSKRPQVPPKSKLGDAINYSLNQWSKLIVFMKDGRLELDNNRAERSIKPFVMGRKAWLFAQSMKGATASAVIYSIVETAKENQLNPLNYLTYLFEQLPQIDIDDQEALDQFLPWSKTIPEECRIPAKLK is encoded by the coding sequence ATGGGAAAAACTACGAATGAACTACAAGATACAATTGAAGAACTCGCAGCGAAAAATGCGGATTTAGAAAAACAAAAAGAAGTCCTAGAGGCAAAAATCAAATGGTTGGAAGAACAATTCCGACTAAGCCAACAAAAGAAATTCGGGGCATCTAGTGAAAAAACCAACCCGGATCAGATCGAACTACCTCTTTTTAATGAAGCTGAAATGACAGCGGATGTAAAAGTGGAAGAGCCTACACTTGAAACGATTACTTATCATCGAAAGAAGTATGTAGGACAACGGGATGCGAAGCTTGAAAACTTGCCTATGGAAACGATCCATTATCGTTTATCCGAAGAAGAGCAGGTTTGTTTGTGTTGCGGCGAAACGGTACATGAAATGAGCACGGAAACACGTAGAGAATTAAAAATCATCCCTGCTCAAGTAAAGGTTGTTGAGCATGTACAACATATTTATAGCTGTCGCCAATGTGAACGTGAAGGAATCGAAACACCAGTTGTGACAGCTAAAATACCTGCGGCAGTTTTTCCAAAAAGTCTCGCTTCCCCTTCTTCAATGGCCTATATTATGAATCAAAAATACGTAGAGGGAATGCCGTTGTATCGAATTGAAAAACAATTTGAACGACTTGGTGTCTTCCTATCACGCCAAACGATTGCCAACTGGGTAATATATGGTGCAACGAAATGGCTCTCACCACTATACAATCGCTTGCATGAGTTACTACTTCAACTTGACTGTCTACACGCGGACGAAACAACCGTTCAAGTTTTAGCGGAACCTGGTAAAGCAGCAACTTCCAAATCCTATATGTGGTTGTATCGATCTGGTCGGGATGTTTCACCGATTATCTTATATGACTATAAAACTTCTCGTCATAGTAAACACCCGAAAGCATTTTTAAAAGGATTTGCGGGCTATCTTCATGTCGATGGTTATGGAGGTTACCATGATATGAAGGATGTGGAGTTAGTTGGCTGTTGGGCACATGCACGCCGTAAATATGACGAAACGCTCAAATCTTTGCCTACGGGTGTAGATAAATCTAAGAGTCTCGCAGCTGAAGGTCTTCAATTCTGTACACAATTATTTAAAATTGAAAAACAGATAGAAGAGGAATTTGAAGATTGTAGCCCTGAACAGCGAAAAGAAGAACGTCAAAAACGTAGTCAACCCGTGTTGGACGCTTATTTGGCATGGTTAAAATCCAAACGCCCTCAAGTTCCACCTAAAAGCAAATTAGGTGATGCCATAAATTATAGTTTAAACCAATGGTCAAAACTCATTGTCTTTATGAAAGACGGGCGACTTGAACTCGATAATAATAGAGCAGAACGTTCGATTAAACCATTCGTTATGGGAAGAAAAGCATGGCTATTTGCCCAATCGATGAAAGGAGCAACTGCCAGTGCGGTCATCTACAGCATTGTCGAAACGGCCAAAGAGAATCAATTAAATCCATTAAATTATTTAACTTATCTTTTTGAACAGCTGCCACAAATAGATATAGATGATCAGGAAGCACTTGACCAGTTCCTTCCGTGGTCAAAGACTATTCCAGAGGAATGCCGGATTCCAGCTAAACTTAAATAG
- the tnpB gene encoding IS66 family insertion sequence element accessory protein TnpB (TnpB, as the term is used for proteins encoded by IS66 family insertion elements, is considered an accessory protein, since TnpC, encoded by a neighboring gene, is a DDE family transposase.), translated as MLSKTPIQRVYLAMGATDLRKSIDGLAAIVQMSFQLDPFSSNLFVFCNRKRDKLKILHWDHNGFWLYYRRLENGVFQWPDGQTTKPLSISPRQFNWLLDGLPLEQKQAHPKMSAKVII; from the coding sequence ATGTTAAGTAAAACACCTATTCAACGAGTCTATTTAGCGATGGGTGCAACAGATTTGAGAAAGTCCATTGATGGTTTGGCAGCGATTGTACAAATGAGTTTCCAACTGGATCCTTTCTCTTCCAATCTATTTGTGTTCTGTAATCGGAAACGAGATAAACTAAAGATCCTTCATTGGGATCATAATGGGTTTTGGTTATATTATCGCCGACTGGAAAATGGCGTTTTTCAATGGCCAGATGGACAAACTACTAAGCCGCTATCGATCAGTCCTCGTCAATTCAACTGGTTGCTGGATGGACTTCCACTTGAACAAAAACAAGCTCATCCAAAAATGAGTGCAAAAGTTATCATTTAG
- a CDS encoding helix-turn-helix transcriptional regulator, which produces MSYSSIIQKTIEYIEVNLHEELSLESVAQFAGFSKYHFFRVFQKEVGITASEYIRYRRIANSANMLLYTDEKIIDIALYYRFETQESFTRSFKKYYNLPPGQYRKMIGKLTLQREEIVLKNEQLLKGWKLSGSHPFNYQMGIDRENAHKGRASGFLKSVTAQSQGEFATMMQEFKAEKYLGKRLKLSGFLKSKEVDGFCGFWMRVDDALHDVLQFDNMGDRPITGNNEWNHYHIVLDVPENSAVIAFGVLLSGKGQVWIDELKFEEVDKQTPTTNIDFSADLLDEPTNLSFEEWE; this is translated from the coding sequence ATGAGCTATAGTTCTATCATACAGAAAACGATTGAGTATATAGAGGTGAACTTACATGAAGAGCTATCTTTAGAAAGTGTTGCTCAGTTTGCTGGATTTTCAAAATATCATTTTTTTCGTGTTTTTCAAAAAGAGGTTGGTATAACTGCATCTGAATATATCCGTTATAGAAGAATTGCTAACTCAGCTAACATGTTACTTTATACGGATGAAAAGATAATAGATATCGCTCTCTATTATCGCTTTGAAACGCAAGAATCATTTACTCGTTCATTTAAGAAATATTACAATTTACCGCCAGGACAATACCGTAAAATGATAGGCAAATTAACTTTACAAAGGGAGGAAATCGTGTTGAAAAATGAACAGCTATTAAAAGGATGGAAGTTAAGTGGGAGTCATCCGTTTAATTATCAGATGGGAATTGATAGAGAAAACGCTCATAAAGGGAGGGCATCTGGATTCCTAAAATCTGTTACTGCCCAATCTCAAGGTGAGTTTGCAACAATGATGCAGGAATTTAAAGCCGAGAAGTATCTTGGCAAACGATTAAAGCTCTCTGGATTTTTAAAATCTAAAGAGGTTGATGGATTTTGTGGATTTTGGATGCGAGTCGATGATGCACTACATGATGTATTGCAATTCGATAATATGGGTGACCGCCCAATTACAGGGAATAATGAATGGAATCATTATCATATTGTTTTAGATGTACCTGAAAACAGTGCAGTCATTGCTTTTGGTGTTTTACTTTCGGGGAAAGGGCAGGTATGGATTGATGAACTTAAATTTGAGGAAGTAGATAAACAAACACCAACGACCAACATTGATTTTTCTGCCGACCTTTTAGATGAACCTACCAACTTATCCTTTGAAGAATGGGAGTAG
- a CDS encoding ISLre2 family transposase — MKKDTIQLPTLKELEKDLFVMLQKTFGEVLTKQLEEMDQQIAENRDKKRFYLQDKRAVEMDTSFGSIIINRNYYRDREKGGYVYLLDHYLEFEGSKGFSPLVETMAMEMAVQGTSYRHASSMIEKLLGYKVISHETIRQHLLQTEVTFVKPTDQLRKVLFVEVDGLYVKRQRGKRRGREEKIASVHEGWIVNGKRTSLIAKRHYVHKGKEAFWEGFEQFLIDNYNYNPSEHHLVINGDGAQWITACQDHYKNAFFVIDRFHVAREVKTLFKGHKRYRVIRKKLAQYDAKGFLVELNSAVGTLENEKKEERLEEFIQQLSKYPQALGDYREWLKEKDIDTSHYRPMGSAEGTMSVFAKRLKNGRSWCDKGIQAFIDFMVGMKDELEIKTILGRINPNDQTASVSQPKYYVEKLKSSVGELTRNNLSYLNRQKGKPIYHALQALRGF, encoded by the coding sequence ATGAAAAAAGATACCATACAATTACCCACATTAAAAGAACTGGAAAAAGATTTATTTGTTATGCTTCAAAAGACATTTGGTGAAGTTCTCACGAAGCAACTCGAAGAAATGGATCAACAGATTGCAGAAAATAGAGATAAAAAGAGATTTTACCTTCAGGATAAGCGAGCCGTAGAGATGGATACTTCATTCGGTTCTATTATCATCAATCGGAATTACTATAGGGACAGGGAAAAGGGTGGATACGTTTATCTCCTTGATCACTATTTAGAGTTTGAGGGGTCAAAAGGTTTCAGTCCCCTAGTTGAAACGATGGCAATGGAAATGGCAGTTCAAGGTACATCCTATCGTCATGCTTCCTCCATGATTGAGAAACTTCTAGGTTACAAAGTAATCAGCCATGAGACTATTCGTCAACACCTTCTACAAACAGAAGTTACTTTCGTCAAGCCGACCGACCAATTGAGGAAAGTGCTCTTTGTAGAAGTAGACGGACTATATGTGAAAAGGCAACGTGGAAAACGACGTGGGCGGGAAGAAAAGATTGCTTCCGTACATGAGGGCTGGATAGTCAACGGGAAACGAACATCCTTAATCGCAAAACGTCACTATGTCCACAAAGGTAAAGAAGCGTTCTGGGAAGGATTTGAGCAGTTCTTAATAGATAATTACAACTACAATCCGAGTGAACATCACCTCGTAATTAATGGGGATGGAGCCCAGTGGATTACGGCTTGTCAGGATCACTATAAGAATGCATTCTTTGTCATCGACCGATTCCATGTAGCTCGTGAGGTTAAAACGCTTTTCAAAGGCCATAAGAGATATAGAGTCATTCGTAAGAAACTGGCTCAATATGATGCGAAAGGATTCCTAGTGGAACTTAATAGTGCAGTTGGTACTCTTGAAAACGAAAAGAAAGAAGAACGGTTAGAAGAGTTCATACAACAGCTGTCAAAATATCCTCAGGCCCTTGGAGATTATCGCGAATGGTTGAAGGAAAAAGACATAGACACAAGCCACTATCGTCCAATGGGAAGTGCGGAAGGAACGATGAGTGTATTCGCTAAACGGCTTAAAAACGGCCGCAGCTGGTGCGATAAAGGAATACAAGCATTTATTGACTTTATGGTTGGTATGAAGGATGAATTAGAAATCAAGACGATTTTAGGACGAATTAACCCTAACGATCAAACCGCTTCTGTTTCTCAGCCAAAATATTATGTGGAAAAGTTAAAGAGTTCAGTCGGAGAGCTAACAAGAAATAATTTATCATATTTAAATCGGCAAAAAGGAAAGCCGATATACCATGCTTTACAAGCCTTACGAGGTTTTTAA
- a CDS encoding tyrosine-type recombinase/integrase, whose product MDEAFKKLQKQDNGEVSADLTEITVKDLFARWFELTMKRKIKETTFKEYTNAVNYRIVPVLGDYQVKKLNTLLLQKFINDLTDEGLSPRYIEYLNTILYGALDAARKWKIIQTNPLIDVDKPRPRRVEQKTWSVKEMHIFLDVTKLTNPRLYALIHTALFTGCRRGEILSLTWDDLDIENQYLNVDKSLIYNKDGYKFSTTKSQSSNRVIKIGDSAINVLKGWKAQQNKMKMALRNSYEDLNLIFATQTGKPIYPRSLTTEFNKAIKIANVPKIRFHDTRHTHATICLEAGMTLKEVQERLGHSSIKTTGDVYAHVTESMKEKSVDLLEKFISK is encoded by the coding sequence ATCGACGAGGCATTTAAAAAGCTACAGAAACAGGATAACGGCGAAGTCTCTGCAGATCTAACTGAAATAACAGTAAAAGATTTATTTGCGCGTTGGTTCGAACTAACAATGAAACGAAAAATAAAGGAAACAACGTTTAAGGAATATACGAATGCTGTTAATTATCGAATTGTACCTGTGTTAGGGGATTACCAAGTAAAAAAATTAAATACTCTACTCCTGCAAAAGTTTATAAATGATTTAACTGATGAAGGACTTTCCCCTCGGTATATAGAGTATCTTAATACCATTCTTTATGGCGCATTGGATGCTGCACGTAAATGGAAAATTATACAGACTAATCCTCTTATTGATGTGGATAAGCCAAGACCTAGAAGAGTAGAACAAAAAACGTGGTCTGTTAAAGAGATGCATATATTTTTAGATGTAACTAAATTAACGAATCCTCGTCTTTATGCACTTATCCACACCGCATTATTCACTGGTTGCCGTCGCGGTGAAATTTTATCCCTCACTTGGGATGATTTAGACATAGAGAACCAGTATCTTAATGTGGATAAATCATTGATATATAATAAAGATGGTTATAAGTTTTCCACAACAAAGTCGCAATCTTCTAACAGAGTGATAAAAATTGGTGACTCCGCAATAAATGTATTAAAGGGATGGAAAGCGCAGCAAAACAAAATGAAAATGGCTCTTCGTAACAGTTACGAGGACCTTAATTTAATCTTTGCTACACAAACAGGAAAACCCATTTATCCTAGATCGTTGACCACAGAATTTAATAAAGCAATAAAAATTGCTAATGTTCCCAAAATTCGCTTTCATGATACTAGACATACCCACGCAACTATTTGTCTAGAAGCTGGTATGACATTAAAAGAAGTTCAGGAACGCTTAGGACATAGCAGCATAAAAACTACCGGAGATGTCTATGCTCATGTCACTGAATCAATGAAAGAAAAATCAGTTGATCTACTTGAGAAATTCATCTCAAAATAA
- a CDS encoding diacylglycerol kinase codes for MKRARIIYNPTSGREAFKKHLPEVLKRLEEAGYETSCHATTGPEDATYAARVAVERRFDLVIAAGGDGTINEVVNGMAEQEYRPKLGIIPVGTTNDFARALHIPRDVIGAVDVIAKGDTIPIDIGRMNDKYFINISGGGHLTEISYEVPSKLKTMLGQLAYYLKGVEMLPFIKASHVKIEYDGKLFEGEAMLFLVGLTNSVGGFEKLAPGASINDGLFSLLILKKANLADFIRIASLALRGEHINDPNVIYTNANHIKVSSDEKVQLNLDGEFGGLLPAEFINLYRHFELYVPIEEIRDEDRPDIKDYKGMLQTDNNEE; via the coding sequence ATGAAAAGGGCAAGAATAATATATAATCCTACTTCAGGTCGGGAAGCTTTTAAAAAACATTTACCAGAAGTGCTAAAAAGATTAGAAGAGGCAGGTTATGAAACTTCTTGTCATGCAACGACTGGACCAGAGGATGCAACATATGCAGCAAGAGTTGCAGTAGAAAGACGATTTGATCTTGTCATTGCTGCAGGTGGCGATGGAACCATCAATGAAGTGGTTAACGGAATGGCAGAACAAGAATATCGTCCAAAGCTTGGAATTATACCGGTAGGAACAACAAATGACTTTGCAAGAGCACTGCATATTCCAAGAGATGTTATAGGTGCAGTAGATGTAATCGCAAAGGGCGATACAATCCCGATTGATATTGGAAGAATGAATGATAAATATTTCATTAATATTAGTGGTGGTGGACACTTAACAGAAATCTCTTATGAGGTTCCAAGTAAACTGAAAACCATGCTTGGACAGCTTGCTTATTATTTAAAAGGCGTCGAAATGCTACCGTTCATTAAAGCATCACATGTGAAAATCGAATATGATGGCAAGCTGTTTGAAGGAGAAGCGATGTTGTTTCTTGTTGGCCTGACCAATTCTGTCGGCGGCTTTGAGAAGTTAGCACCAGGAGCTTCTATTAATGATGGGCTGTTCTCTTTGTTAATCTTAAAAAAGGCAAATCTTGCAGACTTTATTCGAATTGCTTCACTGGCTTTACGTGGGGAACATATCAATGATCCGAATGTCATTTATACGAATGCCAATCACATTAAAGTTAGCTCCGATGAGAAAGTACAATTAAATCTTGATGGAGAATTTGGCGGCTTATTGCCTGCTGAATTTATTAATTTATATCGTCACTTTGAGTTATATGTACCAATTGAAGAAATTCGTGATGAAGACCGACCAGATATCAAGGATTATAAAGGAATGTTACAAACAGACAATAACGAGGAGTGA
- a CDS encoding LiaI-LiaF-like domain-containing protein: MRQWRVGTFSMGLSLLFLGVFLLLTQFFHWKIVSVLKVWWPVILVVLGIEILLYLFSSKQEKPYLSFDLFSIIVVGIIGTAGISMVFLQSSGIMDILEQGLKREEITRDLPEFNYAMKADIKRIVIESENQQSPITIEGTNDDVLSLFGTFRTVQSKDVVVSKPEDYLHVSQKGDTLFIRLKQLPYRMSEFYTDYSSIHTTILVPTSKKLDIIDLNNDVTLNPRDLKNNWTVNNVPAIDLILDETNNVKVSVNDTVINNSDRAEWEFSNTENTMEEGKTNAVLQKGKGGSAIHVFNSGTLELTNH; encoded by the coding sequence ATGAGGCAATGGCGAGTGGGCACTTTTTCAATGGGTTTATCTTTATTATTCCTTGGCGTATTTTTGTTACTGACACAGTTTTTTCATTGGAAAATTGTGAGTGTTTTAAAAGTTTGGTGGCCGGTTATTTTAGTTGTTTTGGGAATAGAGATTTTGCTATATCTGTTTTCTTCTAAGCAAGAAAAGCCGTATTTAAGCTTTGATCTTTTCAGTATTATTGTCGTTGGGATCATTGGGACAGCAGGCATATCAATGGTCTTTCTCCAATCCTCTGGAATTATGGATATTCTGGAACAAGGATTAAAAAGAGAAGAGATAACTAGAGATTTACCTGAATTCAATTATGCGATGAAGGCTGATATTAAAAGAATTGTCATTGAGTCCGAAAATCAGCAAAGTCCGATTACAATTGAAGGAACAAACGATGACGTCCTATCCTTATTTGGAACTTTCCGAACAGTTCAATCAAAGGATGTAGTTGTTTCCAAACCAGAAGATTATCTTCATGTTTCTCAAAAGGGAGATACTTTGTTTATTCGTTTAAAGCAATTACCGTATCGCATGTCTGAATTCTATACTGATTATTCTTCTATACATACGACGATTCTTGTGCCAACGAGTAAGAAATTAGATATTATTGATTTAAATAATGATGTCACTTTAAATCCACGTGACTTAAAAAATAATTGGACGGTTAATAATGTCCCAGCAATCGATTTAATATTGGATGAAACAAATAATGTGAAGGTTTCTGTAAATGATACAGTAATAAATAATAGTGATCGTGCAGAATGGGAGTTTTCTAATACAGAAAATACAATGGAGGAAGGAAAGACGAATGCAGTCTTGCAAAAAGGAAAAGGTGGTTCTGCTATACATGTCTTTAACAGTGGTACGTTAGAGTTAACGAATCACTAA